The Pyxidicoccus sp. MSG2 DNA segment CACTGGCGGCGCGCAGCTCGCCCACCACGCGGTTGGCGCCGTAGATGTGCTCCAGGGCGGCGAGGATGCCGTCCCCGTGCACGGCGACGGCGCGGTTCGTCTCGGGCACGTACGCGTACCGGCCGCCGAGCGAGTGCAGGTTGCCGTCGAAGATGAGCCCCACCACGCGTCCTTCCCGGTTCACCATGGGTGAGCCCGAGTTGCCGCCGATGATGTCGTTGGTGGTGGCCAGGTCCAGCGGCGTCCCGGCGGGCACCTTCCCCTGCGCCTTCATCCAGGAGTCCGGCAGCTTGAACGGCTCCTTGCCGGTGTGGCGCGCATAGGCGCCGCCGAAGGTGGTGAGCGGCGGCACGGCGCGGCCATTCTCGTCCCAGCCCTTCACCTGGCCGTGGTTGAGGCGCAGGGTGAAGGTGGCGTCCGGATAGCCGGAGGTGCCGTACACCGCGACGTGCGCCTTGGCGATGCGCTCGCCGTTGCGCTTGAGCACCGCCTCCACCGTGTCCTCGTAGCGCTTGCGGACCGCGCGTGCCTCCGCGTCCACCTTGCGCGCGAGGAGAATCATCGGGTCCTTCGACGCATCGACCGCCGCCTTGCCGCCCTCGAGCAGCGCCTGGCGCACCTTCACGTCGCCCAGCTTCGTGCCCTTCACCAGCGAGCGGGCGAGGTCCGCCGGCGCCTCGCGGCCGAGCACGAGCTGCACGAAGGGGTCATCCGCGCCCAGCGTCTCGCGCACGCGGTTGAGGCCGAAGGCCAGCTGCGCCTGCTCCAGCTCGACGGCGATGGGCGCGCCGCGCAGCAACTGCTGGCGCAGGGAGGGCAGCTGGGCCTCGGTGTACTCGCGCAGCCGCTCCGCGTTGGGCTTGGGCTGCTCGTCGGCGGCGCGCACCAGCTGCCGGGCCAGGGTGAACAGCTCGCCGGGGTACGCGTCTGCTCCCTCCTTCATCTTGTACTCGGGGAGCATGCGGCGGTACGCGTCGAGCGCCTGCGCCGTCTCCTCCCACGCGCCCGCGGTGGCGGCCTTCACCTGCGCGTTGGCGTCCACCTTCCTGCGCAGCTCGGCTTCTTCCTGGCGCTTGCGGCCGAGCAGCGCCGGGTCGGCCAGCGCCTGCTGCCGGCCGCGCAGCGCCTTGAGGCCGTTCTCCACGGCGCGCAGCCGCGAGCGCGTGGTGCGGTAGCGCTCGGGCGAGGTGCTGGCGAACTCGCGCAGCATGCCGCGCAGCTCCGCGAGCTGGAGCAGCGTGTACGGCAGGTTGACGTCACGCTGGAACTCCAGCTCGGCGACGGTGGCCTTGCGCTCGGTGCCGCCGGGGTGGCCGGAGACGAAGACGAGGTCCCCCTCCTTCGCGCCCTCCTTCGCCCACGGCAGGAAGTCCGGACTCTTCGCGGGCGCGTCGCCCTGCCACACGCGCAGGAAGGCCGCGTCGAAGCCGAAGCGCGGGAAGTTGAAGTTGTCCGGGTCGCCACCGAAGGCGGCCATGGAGAACTCGGGCGCGAAGACGAGCCGCACGTCCTGGAAGCGGCGGTACTGGTACAGGTGGTACTTCCCGCCGTTGAAGAGCGTCACCACGTCACAGCGCCGGTCCACGGAGGTGGCGCACTCGGACTCGGCCGCGGCCATCTCCTTCTTGAGCGCGGTGTTGAAGGCCGCGCCGGTGAGGCCCTTCGTCGCCGCGTTCATCCGCTCGGTGACGTCGGTCATCTTCTCCAACTGGTTGGCCTCCACCTTGGGGCAGCGGCGCTCCTCGGCGGGCGTCTTCGCCACGAAGCCCTTGGCCAGCAGGTCCTCCTTCGGCGAGGACAAATCCTCGATGCACTCACGGACACAGTGGTGATTGGTCATCACCAGGCCGTCGGGTGACACGAAGCTGGCGGAGCAGCCGCCGGCGAGCCGCACCGAGCCGAGGCGGACCTTGTCCAGCCATGCCTGCGTGGGCGCGAAGCCGTAGGCCTTCTTCACGGCCTCCGAGGGAAATGCGTCGTAGGTCCACATGCCCTCGTCCGCCGAGGCGGGGAGGGACAGCAGCAGGCCGAGTGCGAGCAGTCTGCGGTCCACGTGCGGTCGTCCTTCTGGAATGACTGGGAGTAGGAGACCCGTTCTCGTCATGAGGACAGGCGCGCGTCAACCACCGTGCGCGGGGTGCATTCCCGGCGGGGCTTCACGCGTCGCGTCAGGTATGGTGGGGGCAATGCCCGCGAAGCACCACATCTACCTCGTCCCCGGCTTCTTCGGCTTCATCAACCTGGGCGAGCTCATCTACTTCGGCCACGCGTACGACTACCTCAAGGCGGAGCTGGCCCGCCGTGGGGTGGAGTCCGAGGTGACGATTGTCCTCTCGCACCCGACGGCCTCCATCCGGACGCGCACGGCGGACCTGCTGAGGGCCGTGCAGGAGACGGCGGCCGGCGACGACGGGCCCATCCACCTCGTGGGCCACTCGACGGGCGGGCTGGACTCACGGCTGTTCGTCAGCCCCGGGGCACAGCTGGCGGAGGGGCTGGATTTGGAGCCCTTCGCGCAGCGGGTGCGCTCGGTGGTGACGGTGTCCACGCCGCACGCGGGCACGCCGCTGGCCACGTTCTTCATGGGCCTGTTCGGTCAGAAGATATTGAAGCTACTGTCGCTCTTCACGGTGTACGTGCTGCGCTACGGCCGGCTGCCGCTGCGGGTGGCGTTCCGCTTCGGGCACGTGCTGGCGCGCGCGGACGACAACCTCGGGTGGAAGCCCACGCTGCTGGACCAGCTCTATGACCAGCTTCTGGGGGACTTCTCCTCCGAGCGGCGGGACGCGGTGGCGAAGTTCCTCAGTGACGTGGGCAACGACACGTCGCTGATTCCGCAG contains these protein-coding regions:
- a CDS encoding S46 family peptidase, whose product is MDRRLLALGLLLSLPASADEGMWTYDAFPSEAVKKAYGFAPTQAWLDKVRLGSVRLAGGCSASFVSPDGLVMTNHHCVRECIEDLSSPKEDLLAKGFVAKTPAEERRCPKVEANQLEKMTDVTERMNAATKGLTGAAFNTALKKEMAAAESECATSVDRRCDVVTLFNGGKYHLYQYRRFQDVRLVFAPEFSMAAFGGDPDNFNFPRFGFDAAFLRVWQGDAPAKSPDFLPWAKEGAKEGDLVFVSGHPGGTERKATVAELEFQRDVNLPYTLLQLAELRGMLREFASTSPERYRTTRSRLRAVENGLKALRGRQQALADPALLGRKRQEEAELRRKVDANAQVKAATAGAWEETAQALDAYRRMLPEYKMKEGADAYPGELFTLARQLVRAADEQPKPNAERLREYTEAQLPSLRQQLLRGAPIAVELEQAQLAFGLNRVRETLGADDPFVQLVLGREAPADLARSLVKGTKLGDVKVRQALLEGGKAAVDASKDPMILLARKVDAEARAVRKRYEDTVEAVLKRNGERIAKAHVAVYGTSGYPDATFTLRLNHGQVKGWDENGRAVPPLTTFGGAYARHTGKEPFKLPDSWMKAQGKVPAGTPLDLATTNDIIGGNSGSPMVNREGRVVGLIFDGNLHSLGGRYAYVPETNRAVAVHGDGILAALEHIYGANRVVGELRAASDASAPPAK
- a CDS encoding esterase/lipase family protein, with protein sequence MPAKHHIYLVPGFFGFINLGELIYFGHAYDYLKAELARRGVESEVTIVLSHPTASIRTRTADLLRAVQETAAGDDGPIHLVGHSTGGLDSRLFVSPGAQLAEGLDLEPFAQRVRSVVTVSTPHAGTPLATFFMGLFGQKILKLLSLFTVYVLRYGRLPLRVAFRFGHVLARADDNLGWKPTLLDQLYDQLLGDFSSERRDAVAKFLSDVGNDTSLIPQLTPEGIDLFNASTLDRPGVRYGSVVTQARPPSFRTRMAAGLDPYAQLTHTIYALVYGQTQRMPLTSLPPHTPAQTAALVQAYGALPGPTACDGIVPTRSQVYGRVLAAVRADHLDAIGHFDQPAHQPPHVDWLISGSGFRRPQFESMWKSIVDFLMEEEAR